The sequence below is a genomic window from Wyeomyia smithii strain HCP4-BCI-WySm-NY-G18 chromosome 1, ASM2978416v1, whole genome shotgun sequence.
AGAAGTGCACAAAAAGATTACGCGGCTAGCGCTACAATGTTGTTGAATCAAACAAATCAAATGTGGCGTGGGTTTTTCGAAGCCCTGCAATAGTAATTCTAAAAAGGTTTACCTTATTGGTGAAGTTCAGCCTGACTTTCTAAACAATTTCACCCAAAATACTTTCACCTAATGTTCCACTATTCATTTAAACGATTTTACAAGTGCAGAACAATTTTTAGTTTCGCTGCGATACAGATAAACAATGCACACTAAAAGCGCATTGCTCGTAACTGAATAAAATTATTGCATCCactaacataaaaaatatcaacaTTTTTGGGAAAATATCACTCTCTAGACAATGGAATTTCAGGATGAAGCACAGTCACATTTGTCTCGTATATTTAATGATATTCAAATCAGGCGAAACGACAACACAAAATTATCTGTGTTTAACGAATGAAAAGTGCGAAGTCACACAATAATTTACCTATAGCGAAACGAGGGTGCAATCTAacgataaaacaaaacaatagtgGTAGTATTTCATTTAAACCTAGTAGCTACACAAACGAGCAACAGAAAATTCTCTCCTACTGTTCTACACAATTATTTTAAGTTCCACAATAGTCAACGCAAAATCTAattataaatagaaccgcgaaTAAGTAATTTGAAAACCCTAGTAAAACTCTAAATGCAGTTGTCGGTCAAGGCTCTTGTTACACAACGCTTAACAATACAATTGTAGAGGCTTCAGCACGGATAGTACTGTTGAAACAGATCGGTAAAGTTGACCAACGTAAACGATAGGATCGACCCGAGCAGCGAGCCAATCTGGGTGACGGCTCCAACCCACACAAGCGATCGGCCTCCCTGGTAACGGAAAACGGTGGTTATCGATAGCCGAACGTAGCTGACCAACCCGATCAGAATGGTCCAGGTGAgaatctgagaaaaaaaaacgcaaaatattaATCATAAGAATGAATGATGTCAATAGGAAACTTACCACTAGAACCTCCCCGGAAGGTAAACCCACCAGCGGTGGGCTCGGACTCATGAAGGCCGTCGCCAGAGCGTACACCGTGAATACAGCGGCCAGTAGCGAAATCGAGATGATGGCCCGTATCGAAGTGTGGGGCAGGAAAAGCGCCATAAAACAGGCCACCGGATTGGCCATGGTGCTAAGCGTGACCGTCAGATGGTAGGCCACGTTACCGTACGGCAGGCACGAGTACGACTGCACACTAGGGAAGATTCCGTTCCCGAAGGTGCACAGTATGCCCAACAGTATCATAAGATATGCGTAGTTGcgattcgagagaattttagtCTTTTCGAGCTTCACGTTGGGTTTGTCGGTCGGGGTGGGCGTTTCCGCCGACTGTTGCCCGTGCTCATAAGTGTAGTCATTCCCATGGCTGATGACGACGGCCGCATACTCCTGGTGGCAACGTTTGTGGTTGTCCAGGACAGTGAATGCCACTGTGCTGACGATGAataccgcaaaaacgaaaatgaagtACTCCATCGAGCCAAACCGGGGCGGTGGAGTGTAACTGATGAACTCTGGCGCATTCGGATCGGACGAATTGTTTGGAATGCACTCGGCGTTGCCGCCGACACCTTGTATTAACGCCACGATGCTCGGCACGAATCCACTAAGACCTTCACCGATCAGGTAGGTAATTAGATAGACATCCCGAAAGCGTCCCATGTACGGCATGAAAAGTACGGAACTCGTGCAACCGACCAGCGCGAGGGCAAAAACACACGCCAGCATAGCAACAGACCGCTCGGCACCGAACAGGTACGCTGTACTCTGATAAAGAAACGCCATACAAATCGAGCCCACGCTTCCTATCACTAGCAGCCCGTAGATGATGTACGAATCCCGAGCGACTTTCCACTTTTGCACTGCCGTGTACAGCAGAGCACCGATGTTCCCAATTTGGGTCATAATCACCATGTAGGAGGGCAGATTCCAGCCCTCCGGGGCGCTGCTCACAAGCAGCGGCAGCTGCACGAAGCTCGAGTTCACCCCAATCCAGGCACTGATGCCGAACAGGATCGCGAGCAGATCCACCAGAACGCTCCGGTTCCGGAAGGTCTCCCGAAGGCCTCCAGCCCTGGCCTTGTGCGTCATGGCGGTCGATTTCTGCAGCAGGTAGTAACTTTCGGTCAGCGCCGACGATGATGGACTGAAAGCAAGCGACAGAAGAGGCATACAGTTAAATCTCAATGGTTTCGATTGGCTTTGGTGGCAATATACCGAGGACCACCACAGTGATTAGATAAGACTGGTTGCAGCTGGTTAGCTGAACTTGAATCGTCGCAATTAATAAGCTGGTAATTTAGGGTTTTCCTTCTCTGTCTGATGCTTTTGACATCCGCGAAGTGGAGGAGGCCGATGCACTAAGCAACCTTTGAAATCTAGTGACTAACGCTGGGTGTGAATTCGTTTTTAAATTCGCTATTGTGAACATCAATCAAATTGATCGTTTAATATGCTTGTATCACAGCTAAAGACAAGTTTGGTGAACTAGAGGACCTCAGAGAGGTCTCATTATAAAACATAGGCTATCAATATCTCGAAACATAcgacaaaatttaattttagatCTCATGTTCAGGACTCCTGACGATTTTATCCACTTCTGCTCTGTGAATCCAAGTCATTTGCAAAAATAGGCAATAAGTGGTAGGCACATATTATCAATGGCCTTACAGAGTTGCTACCAGAAATTTTGGTACTGATAACACCACATTAAGGTCATCCCATTACGATGGGACTACCATTTCTTTTATGACAGTTTTGACCCACAGTTTAATTGCGGTGAATCGCAAAACCGACTGATAGTCATTCTTTACTtgtggcgttttttttttttttttttttttgttcccaaaTGTGATTTACGATCTAGATTAAACATCATCCTTTTGAAGTGAGCGCTGCGTAATTCGTATATTGTTGCAGTTGGTAGCTTCTGCATCTTACAATGCTTTATTTGATTAGGATTCAATAGCTTTCCTTGAGGAAAAAGGTAGAAATATTGTGCCATTTTGAACCGCAGGTCAAAGCTGCAGCGAAACGCAATGAGTGATCTGCGGTCATTTGTTTAATCGGAAACAAACCCTTATCGCCATCATTATTCGCCAGGAAACATAACTTGTCGGAATTGTTTATGCTACTGTAAACGTAATTTACGACTACAATTTGTTGTTTCAGAATAAACAACTCTGCGAAAGCAATCTCTGTTTGAAAACAGTAGTCAATTCAAATGTGTTTGACTATCATTGAAGAAAGTTCCCTGGCTATTCTGAGaagttgaaatttgaaaaaaagcatcatttAATACTTTACAAAGTATTgaccaaacaaaacaaaaaacgttACTGGTTTTGGAAAAGTACGTCGTAATATAAAAATTCCTAGAAGTTCCTAGGCCATCAAACATTCGAAGTGCGTGTCGCCTGATGTGGCCGAACATGATATCTTTAAAACGTGTTTATTTCAAGAGAGCAAACAAAAACGTAACTGTCCACTTGAAAAAGCTGTCTTGTTGATGCGGAAAGCAGTAAAAAGTATAGTGAACTTTAAGATTTACTCTAGATAACCTCAATTTTTCTCTCATTCTGTTTACTGATAACAGACCCTGGTCCTGTGATAAAATTGGgtataaaaattatttgaatcctTGATTTTCcgcaaaaaatccatcatccaAAGACTGAAAAAATCGAATCACACGTACCGATCGAATGGCACTAAGAAGCTTGGCGGCAATCTACTAGCAATTTAATTTGACGAAAAAGCGACCACGGGTTGCAGTTATAAAGATGCATTAATTACAACCATACAAACGAAGACAGGACTAATCGTGCAACAACGTTGCCTATCTTATCAGGTCAAACAAATCGTACGAAAGCTGTTGTACCACAATCGAAATGCCTTCTCATCGCCCGTGAACGTGATTCCATTTTTTTTGTCCCAAATGCACCTACGGCGACTTACCTTGTAACGAAAGCGTCGCTGTCTACAGCGGCTTTGGCTGCGGCACTCGAGCTGCTTGTCGGACCTCCTGCATCTCGCGGGTATCGTGGATCGACTGAAGCCACCTCGGCACTGGAGGGAATTTGGTCGTAACCGCTAACACCACCGCTACCAACCCCTGCGGGTCTACCTCCACCGGCAGCTGCTGCTGATACCGCGTTAGATGGCCGGCTCCTGGCCATGCCGATTTACACACTTTTCTACTAGCACCTCTCTGTTTTAAGTGTAGAGTATTATTTTAATCTTCCGCCGGCATTGGGATGTCTATCGACGAATCAGATAAGAGGTATCACCAAAATGGGCGCTCTTCCCGTAGTGCAGTTTTTGCAGTCAATCAATCGTACGTCATACCACAGACGGAATGAGGGTAGATAGAACCGCTTTCTTTTCAACACGGAAACTGCTTTCTCGCTACTGACGCATCGCTGAAAtgaaaacatagcattacaaatTGAGTTCGATTTCAATAATTAAGTTTTATACGATAGATTTTACACTACATACATCGCGGTACGCTGGGAGGGCGAGAGAGAGATTGTCGTCAAAAAGATTTTTCGGTTGAGCTTTTTATTAAGCGCTATCCCTTTATTGACATGTGTATTTTCTGTTTGATCACAAGGATATGCAAGGTTGTGACCAACGATTTTTTGAATTGATAAGAAAATTGGAACTAAATAAGGATACCTATGTATGCATAATCTTTAGCATAGTTGAAGCAGGATTTATTGGTCTGGACGCGTTTGGAGCTGTTAAATCGGTTAAATCCTATCTCCCTGCCTGTAATAATAAGGCATAGCACGCACTTGACTGCATATCTTGGGTATGTAAAAAAGTTTGTCAGTGCAGGAAAAACGCCACCTTTTCCAGGGGACTTGAATGGTTCAAATGAATTCGTTGCAAATTTAGATTTTGTGAAAATGGTATCAACTATGTTTGCACCCGTTCCTGCAGTCCTTGTTGGTCTACAGGCCGTCATAAGATACTTCATTAATGTTTTTTGTGAAAGTTCCGTTTGGTTTGCTGATGTTACCCAGACCATTTACATGATCATTTGAGAGCCCCTATatgcctgatttttttttcaatattttatgcCACACTGTAGTATTGCTCTATTGATACAGTTGTAAAGTTTAGTGGTATATTTTCTAGCTGAAGTTTTCGTTTATATCATTCCTAggatttctgtatgttactttTATTAGTTCGCCAGCATTATAATCAACTACCGTAacccggggtgagattgtgccatacaaacctaTTGTTTGTCAGCTATCCCATGGTGATCACAAGAACAATgtttcttgaataagtttcctcgaatacttagccaagaaagactagtcttGTGACCCGGACTCGATGGCCTACAAGTCACGGGTGAGATGGCACAATCTCGCCCCGGCTGACGGTACTTTGTGTTTATGGTCAGACAAAACTTCCTCATCTGAGACGTGCCAGCTCATATTTGTCTAATTTTTTGactatttttacgcggattccggaatttacgggttatttttttcttccgCGGATTCCTGAATTTCTTTactcggttttttttacgcggattgcgGAGTTTACGCGATTTCCTTTTACGTGGCACGTATCCccagcgtaaaaagcgactttagtgtactactttttaattttttgtacgTATAGAATAAAATCTCTGCATCTGGCGAAACTAGGatgaaaataacttgaaaaagaGGTGGGGCCACTTACAAAAAAAGGTAGAGCCTCTTACAACATGTGTCTAGAATGGTCTTTATAacagaaagcgagctcgtgattggttaaCTAATCGTCTCGCCTAACCATAGGCCATAGATATAGTATGTTGCTATATCCAGCACTTtttcagttacaaaaataactaCCACAAAGCAGTGCACAGCAGTACGAGAACTCGGAAtcgtgaatttttttcatttacttttcaaAAACTGGTTCTATTGACGTATCTCCAGAAGATATTTACTAGATAAAAAGCCTCAGAGAATGACAATAATTTCTAGTTCGAAACTCCACCGCTAGTGGCGCTTTAAAACCAAACTGAACATGGCGGGCATTTGTGTACAATAAAAAAGCGGTAACACATTCGACGCATGGTTTTTGCGGTGCACCGACCTGTTTGACAGGGGTGCCTCAAAATTGGATGACGATGCTAAAGTTCGACTTCTGTTGAGGAACTGAGCCCACAGGATCATGAGCAGTACAAGTTTTATACTACCGAAATTCACTCGGGAATTTACCTTTGACCAGACCATCGATAAACTCAAGGCACTTTTCGGTGCAAGCGTTTCCATCTTTCGATGACGGCACAACTGCCTCCAAACAACCAAGGAAGAAAGTGGAGACTATCTCGCTTACTCGTGCAAGGTCAATGAATCTTGCTATGATTTTAAACTGTCAGAATTGATAAAGAAGCAGTTTAAGTGTTTAACTTTCCTGTGCGGCCTCAAATCGAAACAGGATGCTGATGCGGCTAATCAACAAACTAAATGAAGCTGAGAAACTGACCCTCCAGCAGTTTGGGAGTCAATCACATCGTTCTGCAACCTAGTTTCCGATTCAGCCAGTTAAGACGTTGCAGACCTCCGTTCCGTTCCGAGTCTTCACCTCGAAATTAGGCCTGTACAACAAAAGTACAGTCCAGCTGGTTCTGAACGACAATCCATAGCCGGTTTTTCGACACCATCATGGATGCTCACTGGCTTGGGATGTGCGACTGGCTATTTGGACGACATTTTGGTAGGTGGCCAGACCAAAGAAAAACACCAACAAACCCTTCACCGAGTCCTCACTCGCCTCGAGAGTTTGGGTTCACTGTGCGCATAGAAAAATGCAGTTCCACTAACATGCGCCAGCTGAAATAACTTGCCAAATTTTGGATGCGGACGGCATCAGGCCTGATCCGAATATTGTGGCGATCATAAACATGCCACTCCCGCACGACTTGCCTACACTTCGGTCAcataaacagacgtgcctcttcgaacgaaaattctgaaaaaatttcgtccttattcgaaacgctacactcatgcgccactaTGTGAGCGTATTGCCTACTagcttattttcgtaaaacggtttttgtctttgctaatgggtgtgcacgcttgcttatagcgacactagcggcattactgcccacaaagcaaaattacaaaattatcgttatttttctagtcgatgaaatcgtctttgagtgacacgtctgtttgtctgtgctgcGGTCGTACCTGGGAGCCATTAGTTATTATTGGAAGTATATAAAAGAGTTGCGTACCCTTAGGCACTCTATGGACCGGCTGCTCAAAACTCAAACCCATCGGTTCCCTGACGGGTCGGTGAAAGCGATCTACCAGGTGTCCCGCAGCCAAAAGCAATTATAGTCAGGTAGAAAAAGATGGTCTGGCATTGGTGTTCGCTGTGACTCGATTTCACCGAATGCGGTTCGACCGGAAGTTCGTCGGTGGGCCCTAAATCTCCTGCCATACGGTTTTGAAATTCGCTCTATCTCTTTGGATAGCTTCGGTCACGCAGATGTTCTATCTAGGCTGGATCATCGTCACGTGCGTCCGGAAGAGGAGTATGTAGTAGCCAATCTGGAACTGGAACACAGCATTCGCATCCTTGTCAACGAATCGCTCCAGATATATCCACTCTCGTCCAAGGACGTCCATGGCGAAACCATCAGTGATGTGATGAGTCATTCACTATGTCAACCAAGGTTGACCATCGGAGAAAGCAAGCATTACCGATCCTGGTATTCAACAGTACTACCAGCGTCGTGAATGTCTCTCCATCATGGCCCGATGCCTCATGTACGGCGACAGGTCGGAACTGAAAAGATCCAAGAAACCATGCGGATCCTTCGAGGAATATTCACAAGACATGGTAATCCGGAAACGCTAGTCACTGATAATGGGACTCAACTCACCAGCAGCGAATTCGAAGCCTTTTGTAACGCTTGTAAAATCATCCATCTTAGAACTGCGCCCTATCAATACTTTCAAAAGATACCAAAGTAACCTTCGACGAAACCATGAACACCTTTCTGCTGTGCTACACGTCGACGCCCTGTAACAGTGCACCTGGTGGGAAGTCACCTGGCGATTTGATGTTTGGCAGACTCTTTCGCACAGCTTGGAAGCTATTCCGGCAACAACGTAGTTATCATCCTCAAGATTTTGTCTGGGCTAAGGTGTATTCCGCCAACAAGTGGACTTGGCAGTATAGAACGATCGTCGAGCCCATCGGCAGCGTTATGTACAATATGTGGCTACCATCGGAACAAAGCCTGATCCGATCCGATTGCAACCAGTTGCGAACTCGCCATGAAACAGAGGAAAACTCAGTTCCTACTCGTCAGTCTTCAAAAAAATCCCAGCCGTTCTGTTggtttttcgacagcgtatatgctcAATTTAGCAacgaacaagtccagtgacagtgagAGTGTCATTAGAAGACAAGCAATATGATTAACAATattaataaagtgttattttctaggtaattttcaaacatttattcGAGTACAAGTcacaaacgtcgtaacttgtatacaaacttttatcaaagatattcCCTTTTTTCGTTTCGGTGTTAGTTATTTCTTGCCTTTCCCttggctaactttgataaccttgaagATAAAGAGtttgaaatttgtatcagccttatatAAAAATATCtcacaaatgagaaaaaatggTAAGTAAAGAGAACAATATTTGTAATTTTGCTAGCATGCGGATCTaggcgggactcgaacccacgatctcacttttctcttttttttaattttttcaaccaatttaaactcaacatcctccaaaaaaatggtattttggttctttatgttgccgaagcggatggAATAGTTGATATGGTTCCTGAGGAATtaccggaacatgttccggtaataaaatgatcatgatcaaagcagcctctaattactcggatgGTAATATCAGtgtctaggtcgtcagccttattttatcaagcgacacctcaaatgaCATGGAATTGAAACTAGTTTACTAGGGCCGTTCATTTTtgacatggttcgattttgacaactgaaaaaattgtttccaaaatCGAACAGAGCCtgtgttttaatttttcatcatAATACATATAGAATTTTACAAACATGTTAACATttaattcaggtcaatttaaacactttatcagtaaacagattcagaaaaaaatgaatcaGTTTAAAGATACCAAAAAAACATCAAAGATGCCATATTGCAAAGTCAtagcaattaatgtttgaatagtgttgttcaattacacgtaaggttatggaaagtgaTATTATCTTGAAGATGTTactgtaaacaaatttttaattgaaaaatagaaatacaaATATAGGAACTCCAATatcaagatggaatgaatttggttttcctctataccgccaccgcgggatgcaaataggattgtcatattgtactaaattcatttagctagcaaAATATAATCCACAGTAAAGCTCATTTAACTATCTTTTGAAAGATCTGTACTGGTTCTCtattgtttttcaaataccctctATTCAGTTATTcgaataaatctgagaaaaacagagtgcaGAGTTCCGAACTAAACAACAATGCACCGAATTTATATactctgctatctgcctctaccgacacgtaaagaattttgttgtccacggtggcgcagcgtgcacccgaataatcatattgaatactgatatttgagccgttgagagcaaaagtggtacatgtgccattgagtaaatttttcaggagacgcgatgtacgaaaacactcaaatagtaaattatgttcaacaattttttccagcataactgcactaaatcattgctggagaggtttcaaaagacggtacatgaaagcataacgagcTCTAGTTGAGAAACTCACACagacttcaatggaaaaacatgtaccacttttgttctatgggaaaaataatgacaaccagaaaacgttgagagcaaaagtggtacatgtccagtgtgagcatgaaggatgcattatagctctctaatcttaggacatagaactttcatgtcttcagcagaattGTCCatgtgattgagtactatagaatgatgacctgtttgttaaggaattccgtctcttcgtggcgctagtgtatatgtatttggcaacagcatacgagttgatactgaaataggtaaaatgctttctgttacaaaatagtcacggatacactagcgccacgtagtgagaaaattccaaagcagacagatcttcatctgaaagtactcattcacttgaccaactttgctgaagacatgattgttttatatcctaagattctcgacaattcatctaacat
It includes:
- the LOC129717814 gene encoding solute carrier family 52, riboflavin transporter, member 3-B, producing MARSRPSNAVSAAAAGGGRPAGVGSGGVSGYDQIPSSAEVASVDPRYPRDAGGPTSSSSAAAKAAVDSDAFVTSPSSSALTESYYLLQKSTAMTHKARAGGLRETFRNRSVLVDLLAILFGISAWIGVNSSFVQLPLLVSSAPEGWNLPSYMVIMTQIGNIGALLYTAVQKWKVARDSYIIYGLLVIGSVGSICMAFLYQSTAYLFGAERSVAMLACVFALALVGCTSSVLFMPYMGRFRDVYLITYLIGEGLSGFVPSIVALIQGVGGNAECIPNNSSDPNAPEFISYTPPPRFGSMEYFIFVFAVFIVSTVAFTVLDNHKRCHQEYAAVVISHGNDYTYEHGQQSAETPTPTDKPNVKLEKTKILSNRNYAYLMILLGILCTFGNGIFPSVQSYSCLPYGNVAYHLTVTLSTMANPVACFMALFLPHTSIRAIISISLLAAVFTVYALATAFMSPSPPLVGLPSGEVLVILTWTILIGLVSYVRLSITTVFRYQGGRSLVWVGAVTQIGSLLGSILSFTLVNFTDLFQQYYPC